One part of the Sarcophilus harrisii chromosome 5, mSarHar1.11, whole genome shotgun sequence genome encodes these proteins:
- the KLRK1 gene encoding NKG2-D type II integral membrane protein: protein MWKMGLTRDRRCHFNFETSEQQASKSTIASHYSFTKRKKGSFTGMRSKYTESESPLFLRRFIAVAMGIRFFVMLAMLVTIFIYFSSPKTPNNTNGVYCGPCPKNWICYKNICYLFSNESKNWNQSRASCLSHNSSLLKIYSKEDQDILALVKSYHWMGLVKSTPNGIWTWEDGSLLSADLLSMVLVQKGNCAIYGSNFKGYIENCSNPNTYICMQKAIQPNFDY, encoded by the exons ATGTGGAAGATGGGGCTCACCCGTGATCGACGGTGTCATTTCAACTTTG AAACAAGTGAGCAGCAGGCATCAAAATCTACAATAGCTTCCCATTAttcttttacaaaaagaaaaaaaggaagcttcACAGGAATGAGGAGCAAATATACAGAAAGTG AATCTCCACTTTTTCTCCGTCGATTCATTGCAGTGGCTATGGGAATAAGGTTCTTTGTGATGCTGGCAATGTTAGTCACCATATTCATTTACT TTTCCAGCCCAAAGACTCCAAACAACACAAATG GAGTTTACTGTGGTCCATGTCCTAAGAATTGGATTTGTTACAAAAATATCTGCTATCTATTTTCTAATGAAAGCAAAAATTGGAATCAGAGTCGAGCTTCCTGCCTGTCTCACAATTCTAGCCTCCTTAAAATATATAGCAAGGAAGACCAG GATATCCTTGCATTGGTAAAATCATACCATTGGATGGGTCTAGTAAAATCTACACCCAATGGGATCTGGACGTGGGAAGATGGTTCACTTCTCTCTGCTGACCT acTTTCTATGGTTTTGGTGCAAAAAGGAAACTGTGCAATCTATGGCTCCAACTTCAAAGGCTACATAGAAAACTGTTCAAATCcaaatacttatatatgtatgcagaagGCAATTCAGCCTAATTTTGATTATTAG